In Lagopus muta isolate bLagMut1 chromosome 20, bLagMut1 primary, whole genome shotgun sequence, the following proteins share a genomic window:
- the LOC125703182 gene encoding LOW QUALITY PROTEIN: myeloperoxidase-like (The sequence of the model RefSeq protein was modified relative to this genomic sequence to represent the inferred CDS: inserted 4 bases in 2 codons; deleted 1 base in 1 codon) has protein sequence MAFVSPSGPQQGERAGQVGELRWGVMSRSPLELTPPLLRHFQPLRAVKDDDRERNXYSGGHPMTPKPLQGAASSRRVCRTICGAHGAPAGSWAGQRVLLCFGPTNPGGSSPWLRYPTSDNNLLQIKAWPQRHSEDRRQQVAGMKAETCFLVLLVMLILFLESVSSSYDLPEKLPDAFLLGSVNEARQLVPTRTHSRRSCFVLPRGIKKNLENDALNPIELLRYFKQPRVGTDYMGTTLTLLKEKLXAVVKGDFNVTADSRASEMLELACKHTLFVQEHKCLAGELKRSNPHWNGEKLYKEARKTVGAMIQIITYRDNQPLLLRRDLQRWIPSYEGYKDWVDPHMSNVFTLAFRFAHASIPLFVGRLNKTSEPTCPRLQLSKTSFGVWHVVKGGGIDPFLWNLMASRAQLMTQTQMMVDKLWDHLSEQVERIGLDLALNMQCGRDHGLPGYVSWRKFCGLPQPCDVKSLGRALKNDRVAKKFMQLYGTPRNSDVWVGALAEPFVDGGRIGPLMACLIGTQFRSTHDGDRFWWKNRGVFTSQQRSSLAQISLSRIICDNKVSRNIFRANRYPDSFVNCSRIPKLDLRAWRSKWMEESTEQGVSLKEQTVPACEQVQISAIINSADNPS, from the exons ATGGCATTTGTGAGCCCATCCGGACCACAGCAGGGGGAAAGAGCAGGACAGGTTGGGGAGCTGAGATGGGGAGTGATGAGCAGATCTCCCCTGGAGCTGACGCCTCCACTCCTGAGACATTTTCAGCCTTTAAGAGCAGTAAAGGATGACGACAGGGAGAGGAA CTATTCAGGGGGGCATCCCATGACCCCCAAACCACTGCAGGGTGCTGCCTCGTCCCGGCGGGTGTGCAGGACCATTTGTGGGGCACAC GGAGcccctgctgggagctgggctgggcagcgggtgctgctctgctttggccCCACCAACCCGGGGGGCAGTTCCCCATGGCTCAGATATCCCACATCAGATAACAACCTGCTGCAGATAAAAGCGTGGCCACAGAGGCACAGTGAGGACAGAAGACAGCAGG TTGCAGGGATGAAGGCAGAAACCTGCTTCCTGGTGTTGCTGGTGATGCTCATCCTGTTCCTGGAATCTGTATCTTCTTCCTATG ATTTGCCTGAGAAGCTGCCGGATGCGTTCCTGCTGGGCAGTGTGAATGAGGCCAGGCAGCTCGTGCCTACGAGGACACAC TCCCGTAGAAGTTGCTTTGTTCTCCCTCGCGGCATAAAGAAGAACCTGGAGAACGATGCCTTGAACCCCATAGAGCTCCTGAGATATTTCAAGCAGCCCAGGGTGGGGACAGATTACATGGGAACCACCCTGACCCTCCTGAAGGAGAAGCT TGCTGTCGTGAAAGGGGACTTCAATGTCACAG CTGACTCTCGAGCAAGTGAGATGCTGGAGCTGGCGTGCAAGCACACGCTCTTTGTGCAGGAGCACAAGTGCCTGGCTGGAGAGCTGAAAAGATCGAATCCACACTGGAATGGGGAGAAGCTCTATAAGGAGGCGCGGAAGACTGTGGGTGCCATGATCCAG ATTATAACCTACAGGGACAACCAGCCTCTTCTTCTGAGAAGAGATTTACAGAGATGGATTCCTTCCTACGAGGGCTACAAGGACTGGGTGGATCCTCACATGTCCAATGTCTTCACTCTGGCCTTTCGTTTTGCTCATGCTTCAATTCCCCTGTTTGTGGGCCGATTAAACAAAACTTCTGAGCCCACATGTCCCAGATTGCAACTCAGCAAAACCTCTTTTGGTGTCTGGCATGTTGTGAAAGGAG GTGGCATCGACCCCTTCCTGTGGAACCTGATGGCCAGTAGGGCCCAGCTGATGACACAGACTCAGATGATGGTGGACAAGCTCTGGGATCACCTCTCTGAGCAGGTTGAAAGGATCGGGCTTGATTTGGCTCTTAACATGCAGTGTGGCAGAGATCATGGCCTCCCAG GCTATGTCTCCTGGAGAAAATTCTGTGGGCTCCCCCAGCCCTGTGATGTGAAGTCACTTGGTCGAGCACTGAAGAATGACCGTGTGGCAAAGAAGTTCATGCAGCTGTATGGGACACCAAGGAACAGTGACGTCTGGGTTGGGGCACTTGCAGAGCCCTTTGTGGATGGAGGAAGGATTGGGCCTCTCATGGCTTGTCTCATTGGCACGCAGTTCAGGAGCACACATGATGGGGACAG GTTTTGGTGGAAGAACAGAGGGGTTTTCACTTCCCAGCAACGCTCTTCACTGGCCCAAATCTCCTTGTCACGAATAATATGTGACAACAAAGTGTCAAGAAATATCTTCCGGGCCAACAGATATCCTGACTCCTTTGTGAACTGCAGCAGGATCCCAAAGCTGGACCTCAGAGCCTGGAGGTCAAAGTGGATGGAGGAAAGTACCGAGCAAGGCGTCAGCCTCAAAGAGCAGACAGTTCCTGCCTGCGAGCAAGTACAAATCTCTGCAATCATTAACAGCGCAGACAatcccagctga
- the LOC125703103 gene encoding 1-acyl-sn-glycerol-3-phosphate acyltransferase alpha-like has product MELLLLHYPFTFLLIAVLILCWLYPTFRYFCMMTFYQVWIFTISFLVIIIALPRGRSCENMKILRMAILSAKYFLGIKIAVKGEENLSTKKPCVLVLNHQNSLDIMVMMQILPDRCVPIAKKEILYMGTFGLACWLSGIIFIDRKKKEESIAILTEVAHAMRKDNFHVLIFPEGTRNHSGSMLPFKRGAFQLAVRAQIPIVPVVISSYNSFYSQKEKRFTSGTSTIQILPAVETVGLSSDDVPKLTEQVRDSMMSAYQRISGMTNGDSHE; this is encoded by the exons ATGGAGCTATTGCTTCTTCACTACCCATTTACTTTCCTGCTCATTGCAGTTCTAATCCTTTGCTGGCTGTATCCTACATTCAGATACTTCTGCATGATGACCTTCTACCAGGTGTGGATCTTCACCATCAGCTTTCTGGTTATTATCATTGCTCTTCCTCGTGGCCGCAGCTGCGAAAATATGAA GATTCTGCGCATGGCGATTCTTTCAGCCAAATATTTCCTTGGTATCAAGATAGCGGTGAAGGGCGAGGAGAACCTCAGCACTAAGAAGCCTTGTGTGCTCGTGTTGAATCACCAGAACTCGCTGGACATTATGG TGATGATGCAGATATTACCAGATCGCTGTGTGCCCATTGCAAAGAAGGAAATACTGTACATGGGCACTTTTGGCCTCGCATGCTGGCTTTCAGGCATCATTTTCATTGACCGTAAGAAGAAGGAAGAGTCCATTGCTATCTTGACAGAGGTGGCACACGCCATGCGCAAAGATAAC TTCCATGTCTTGATCTTCCCTGAAGGAACTCGCAATCACAGTGGCTCCATGCTGCCCTTCAAACGTGGGGCCTTCCAGCTGGCCGTGAGAGCCCAG ATCCCCATTGTTCCTGTAGTGATCTCTTCCTACAACAGCTTCTACAGCCAGAAGGAGAAGAGATTCACATCAG GGACGAGCACCATCCAGATCTTACCAGCAGTGGAGACAGTTGGTCTGAGCTCAGATGATGTTCCCAAGCTCACTGAGCAGGTCCGTGACTCCATGATGAGTGCCTATCAGAGGATATCAGGAATGACAAATGGGGATTCCCATGAATGA